The genomic segment CAGGAAGAAACGTGGCAACTTTTAAATGCTTATGGTGTTGGACAGCAACATGGAAAAGTGATGCTGGGAGTCAGGAAAACCTGTTTTGTCTTCCCGTGCAGTCTTCTTCATTTGATATCCTTACCGATGGTTTGTTCTGTATGTAATGCAGTGTAGTCTGGAGTCCTGTAGACAGCCTCACTAAACACTGCAGTGCATGTTAAAACCTCCGTAAAAGCTACCAGGGATCCAAGTTTGCAACCAGTGAGCTGGGTGTGAAGTGTTTAGCTGGCTTAGGATGTAAGCCTTCTGTGTTTGGCATTTTTGATGTCTCTTCTATTTACTGTGAAATTATTCTGTGTCAGAAGCCTACCATTTGATTTTCCAGTAGCCCTGGAACTAAGGGTACAGTTTGTCATCCTGGCTAGTTCTGTAGATCTCCATAAAGCAGAAGGCCTGTAATTTTCTGACCTGTTATATAGAGTAGCTACAGCTAGTTCAGAGAAGGGGACAGAGTTCAGGTTTAGAAAAGTGGTTTGAATTCTTGATTTCCaagaaatctgtttcttcaACTAGAAAATAACAGcctataaatacaaaatgcagtCTTTCAGCTACTTACAGGCATTTATGGAGATGATTTGGCACCATGCAGTAGGTGGCTGGGTCTGATTCAGTAAAACAAGATAATAAAATTACACTCAACTCTCAGACTGAAGCCTGTCTCCTACAGACTCCACATGCGAGGACAGCTGATGCTGTGATAGGAACTGCACTTCTCATCCCGACCCAGTCTAGCTTGGACCTAAAAATCCTCTCCAGCGTCACTTGTGGGTCTGGTGGTTGTTAGTCATAGCCAGCACACCCTGGAGATGTCCAGAAGGAAACCAAGCACTCTGCTTCAGAGGTGTTTGATTCAAAGCAAGTCGTTTCTCTTTGCTTTACTCTGGAAttagaacttttaaaaatcagacgAATTGCAGGATAATCTGCCTCTATTTCTAGCTTGGCTGCTGAAAGCCAACCCTGAATTCCTTAATCAACATCTTGTTAGTGGCACTATAGAAAAGGAAGTATGTTTCCACAGTCGAGGAGCAAGGAACAGATGAGCTGTTACATTGGTGTTTATGCAGTATTTCAACGTTTCCAGGTTTGTTGATGCATCAACATCTTTCCAGTGAGCTGTAATCAGCAGAGCTATGAGAGTGAAAAATGTGTTGTATCGTGTCAAGGTGGCTGGGCAGAGCAAAGCTGAACTGAATGAAATGGCAATAGCAACGTAGCAATTTGATGTTTACACTTAGAGGAATTAAGCCATTTAGCCTCATGAGAATGTAATTTTGTTTATCTCCTAGAGAGTTCTCCAGTTTGAATGGAGTttagaaggtaaaaaaaaaaagggggtgggaggggcAGAAGAGtcaaaagagggagaaaaaatattttttttcccctaagtaTCTGCAACTTGAGAGCATACTAGTTTGCTGCCAACTGTAAAACTGGAGATGGACTACAGCAGAGGCTCTtatctgttttccagctgtaaGTATTTCCATAATAGTAAAATCGATTTAAGGGGTATGCAGCTCTATTTTGCATGAGTATGTATGGAAGTATGTTTGAGTATGTATGGAAGACCCACAAGATAGGATTTTTGAAGCTAGTATACGAATCCTGTGTCCATAGATACCTTGTAATTGCAAAGTATGTTAACTTCACTCATGAAAGTGTTGGTAAAACATCAGCTGCATCTTTACAAAAAATAGTGGAGTTTTCAAAGCAATTCTAAATGGAGAGCAGCTCACTTTCCTATGGGTGAAACATGGCATGCTGAAGTATGCTAATCAGTAGAAAATGGCAATAATATTCACAGAATTCCCTCGTTTATTGATATATACCCTTTTAAAGCCATAGGGTTGCTCTCCTGGAGATATATTTATTGCTTACAGATACTCAGGTTTAAGGTCCATAAGGTCCAACAGCTGAACCTAAACGTGACTACCCTTTCTTTATCTTTGCCTATCAAAGCACTGCAAGCCAAGATATCTTCCTGAGGGTGTAAGAAACTTGTCTCAAACAGCATGATCTTGTTATGCCGACATGCTCTCAGCTTTTGCTAGGGATTCATTGGCTAATTCCCTGCATTTTCAATCAAATCTGATCATCCTCTCCTATCTGATTCaatgcatttttagaaatttgTTTATCAAATAGCTGCTAGCTGTGCCTGATTGCTTTTAAATGGACACCTGTGGACCTGCTGCTTTTATCTTCAGAACCTCTGcgctgcttttcaaaatgcactCCTCTTCACAAAGGCTCTGGAGTTAATGGTGCTGTGCAGCAAGCAAAAGAGTGTTTTGTTCATCCAGCTTGTCTCAGTGGACAAAGTGTATGGACTGTCCCTTCATCTACCTCGAGGAGGTAACCCTGACAGCTGGAATATTACCATGTCAAAAACCAGCTGGTAATATGGACAAAGAAAGGCAAGAACATGGTGCTTTGATCTCCACTGTAATTAGGCCATGTGTACTGCCAGcagcataattatttttatttagcaaaCTCATCTGGAGGGTATTACAGTGCTCAACACAAGGCAGCTACAAAATCCTTGTAGTTCTATCAAACACATTAGCCTAATGATAGTGAGAGCCATATTTGCAGCAGCTGATTCTGCCACAGGCAGATATGAATAAAACAATCCACCCTTCCTTAAAATGATCCCCTATTTGAAGTCTTTCCCAATATAGTCAGAACTCTTATCTCCAGGTTACTCAACAACTCTGTGACCTAATAACTAAAGAATGCTTCTGAATTATGAATATTAGCGTTTTCTGTAAAATccagttgttatttttttcttttttaaagtagaaaccTCTCAAGCGCACTTCTCTGCTGGGACTTGATAGTAATCGTGAACCTTAACTTCAGTCTTTATTGGGGAGATGGAGTGATGGAGGAATTATAGGCACAACAACCAGCTGGAATAGAAAACGAGGGAGAAGGGACGAGGGTGTAGATTGAGAAGTTATAGGGAAGAGTTTGGTCGACTAATGGAAATGTGGTCGTGGTGAGGGACCTGCCAGCCCCGGTCTCTCTTCTGCTGGGAGCTTGCAAGGATCACAAGTAAGTGAGGACAAGGAGGCTTCTATGCTGCTCCCTAGTCCTGCCAGCACCAGGGGAAGCCTTGTCTCTGCACGGTCATGCAGGTGGCTGCGGCTGCAGATGGAAATCCTTCCTGGGAGAACTTGGCCTCCGAGCCTTGGTGCTGTTGAGAGAAGCCATGGGGATGCCTGTCAAAAAGCAGAGCAGGTCACGGTGTCTTCAGCCATTGAAAGCGTCTCTCGCCCCTTCAGGTTTTTTCATGTAGCAGAGGACATCTCATTGAGATGAATGTCATCCTCAAATAGATCTCCTGCATTCTTAAAGCCATTTCTGTGCTGCGGGTAGATGACTTACTAGACCGTTAAAGGCTTGGTATAGCCAGTTACTTTCATCTGCTTATAAAAGTACTTGTATAAATGGGCACTGACACTTCTCGCCCAAAGGCCCGCTGGCATTTAAAAGGTAGCgcttctgtatttcagtaacACTGCTAATtctaagcatgaaaaaaatcacgGGACAAAACATGTAAAATTATGACTggttttgaaattgaaattttgGAACAGTACATCTAGTGCTTCTTTAATGTAATGTCCTAGGTCACTGAGGTCTGTCCTTTGTTGTCACGCTCGTCTGCGTTTCATAAATTCTTTACTAAAAGTAGTTGAGCTCCCTTTCCAAAGTAGTtggcttctttcttctgctccttaTAGCCTCTTCTAGGGACATACTGCTTAGTGTGTAACTGCAAAGAGTGCAATGCCAGAGCTGTTGGTGATGGTGATCACTAGCTTGGTATTCATTTTCCCATCTTGTGCCCCACACTGTGCATCTGTGACTTTCCCATCCCCTCTGTATTGTGTACCTTTAGTCCCTTTGCTAACATCTCCAGTCTTGCTGGAGGAGGGACTGGGGCCCTCTTCTCACCACCGCAAAGGGGTGATGCTCTTCCAgttccccagggaagcagcagaataGAAAGCAAAGCCACCGGTTGCCCGAGGTAAGGAAGTGCGGGTGGGAGAGGATATGAAGGGGACATGCAGGGAGGGGACGTCTGCtagggaaggcagcaggaggggaagcaTCCCAGCTTCCATGCTCAGCCTCCCCCAGACCTCCCGTTGGGGTCAGAGGTACCTGTGCTGAGGTCTGAGCTGTCCTGTGGCAGGCACAGAAGTGCCTTCCTGCCACTGCccggggcagagctggctgtgccCAGAGCTAACCTTGTTGCTTTGTTTACTCTAGATACACTTTATACTGCTGTTCAGTCGACAGGGGAAATTAAGACTTCAGAAATGGTATACGACACTACctgacaaagagaagaaaaagatcgTTCGAGAAATTGTTCAGATTATTTTGGCTCGCCATCAAAAAACAAGTAGTTTTGTTGACTGGAAAGACCTCAAGCTTGTTTACAAAAGGTGTGAGTAATTTTATGAGAACATGTAATTACTAATCATATAAATAACATGCtacaagtggaaaaataaaggcTCACTTTAGcacttgggtttgtttttacaCTAAGATATTGGCAACCTGCCATCATGAATCTAACAGCACAATGACCCTGGATAAATTGGCAGGGTAAATTATGGagtaaaaaagtatttgtacaatctatcaaatgaaaacaaaatggagtAATGTAGTAAGTATTTGTGGCTGAAATTCTGTTAGAGAAGGCTTAGGCTCCTGATTCTTCAGGATGGTCTACTGAGAAGTGTGGGCTTCATCAGACTCTGAGAAAGGCTGCAAGAAGGGTTCTGAGGCACTTTCAACATTTTAAcgctttttgtctttgaaatactTGTTGCTCTGAAAAGTGTTaattcctgtttccttttccaaacaAGTAATTTGCACAAGGCTTAGCGATAACTAACTTCTAATTCTTGTGAAGAGACTTGTAGTAAGCAGAAGTAGGTTTAAGATATAGCACATTATACAAATAAGTGACATCTTCAGTTAAGCAAAAATTGCCTTTCTTGCTGTGAAGTGGTGGATGTAAACGTCTGATCACATGCTGTGATAAGCTGGGGCTCTGGCCATGGCACCAGAGAGCTGAGGTAGATTGTTACTCCCATCTTGGAACAATTTAAACAAAGTTTTGGTGCAAGTAAGTTGTGAAGATTGACTGGGAGAAGTAGTTTCATGTTTTCTGGCCCATGCAAAACGGCATCAGTCATTCAGTAGCCAGCAGGCTTACTGAGATGTAACACTTtccacctttattttttcctttatttttattttgttaagaaaGAGCAGTAACTGCAGCAGGCGAGGGAAATGTTTAAAGTACAGCTGtcttactgtttgttttgttgagaCTAGTGTTGGAGCCGCTTTGCCAAGGGCTAGAGTTTGCTTTTCTAACtaaattaataatttgtttaaattacCGGATCTTATTCAGTGCTTTCTAGGACACCATGAGAATGAAAGAAGATTATTTTAGAGACAAGATAGACATTAAATATCACTTGTGTAACTTTTAAGAGCCTTTGCTCTTAGTGTCCAGCTGTTCACTCTCctgtttttgcctttattttcctAGGTATGCtagtttgtatttctgttgtgcAATAGAAGACCAGGATAATGAGCTCCTGACACTAGAGGTCGTTCATCGATACGTAGAACTTCTGGACAGATACTTTGGAAACGTAGGTTTCACTCTCTACCACGAACTGCATTGCTGGTTGGCTGATAAACAGATACctgttgctgttttgctttgtgtttccaTCTACACTAATTGGCCCTTAGTCTCTGTCAGTCCAAAGGGAAATTCattattagaatattttataaaataattctgaaaatatcatAAGATCAAGTTTATATTCttacttctaaataaaattaacattgaTATTTTCTCTGGGTATAGGATTTAAGGGAAAAgcttgagaaatattttttaaaaatgacaacacTGGGtaacagtattttaattctCCCTCTTGACATCTTCAGctataaaaacagcaaatagaTTTTCATAATATTGTATAACAATTGAGAGCACataaagatgaggaaaagtgttgttttttttcttttccaaagaaaagacCCGAGAAAGGTTCAAATTAgtctgatctagtgggtggcacatgatttttttttttctcactactTTAATTCATCTCGTGTCTAAATCACTGTGCCATGACTCACGTTTGTACTGTcgcaaaacaaaaaagcagttagTGACTGTAAGGTCACTAGGACAGGGAATTTGTCTTGCTCTCTGAAACTGTGTGTGAATATATGTAACCCATATTACATAGGTTGTATAAGACCTACTATAACGTTAGTAGGCTTGGAAGTCAGCTTTGTTGTCTGAAACCCAGAACGCGGGTagtgtattttataaaatatagtAAGTAGAATATCTTTGCTATAAGTCTAGGCTATAAACGTGAAGAGAATATGTGCAGAAGCTGCAATATTGCCTAAAATGCAGTATTCTTCTTCACCTGGCTACCTGCCATGAGAGTGCGTATACATTTGATCATTTGAAAAAACTTCTAGCCCAATACCGTTCATAATGCTGTAAAGTGATTtaaagtgggatttttttttcctgccaggtGTGTGAGCTGGATATTatctttaattttgaaaaagcttattttattcttgACGAGTTTATAATTGGTGGAGAAGTAC from the Cygnus olor isolate bCygOlo1 chromosome 9, bCygOlo1.pri.v2, whole genome shotgun sequence genome contains:
- the AP1S3 gene encoding AP-1 complex subunit sigma-3 isoform X1; the protein is MFLTLPILCFFGSLRLDQLCGKSLRSLRPGFRASDSDAESVEAACSFGTSYSPANPCQRLRGFADRLAEPLTSRSRIQLSQKEQIHFILLFSRQGKLRLQKWYTTLPDKEKKKIVREIVQIILARHQKTSSFVDWKDLKLVYKRYASLYFCCAIEDQDNELLTLEVVHRYVELLDRYFGNVCELDIIFNFEKAYFILDEFIIGGEVQDTSKRSAVKAIEDSDMLQETVEEYMNKPAF
- the AP1S3 gene encoding AP-1 complex subunit sigma-3 isoform X2, whose protein sequence is MIHFILLFSRQGKLRLQKWYTTLPDKEKKKIVREIVQIILARHQKTSSFVDWKDLKLVYKRYASLYFCCAIEDQDNELLTLEVVHRYVELLDRYFGNVCELDIIFNFEKAYFILDEFIIGGEVQDTSKRSAVKAIEDSDMLQETVEEYMNKPAF